A single genomic interval of Lathyrus oleraceus cultivar Zhongwan6 chromosome 7, CAAS_Psat_ZW6_1.0, whole genome shotgun sequence harbors:
- the LOC127107762 gene encoding dirigent protein 22 — translation MHSQHFLTFFFFLLLSSTTLTSSTPSSQNDDTFDFARPIDRKLLGLNKKEKLSQFRFYWHDILSGKNPSSITVVPPPLKLNTTTAFGSVRMIDNPLTLGPELSSKLVGKAQGFYASASQVELGFLMAMNLAFIEGKYNGSTITILGKNPAMNKVREMPVVGGSGLFRFARGYAQANTHWIDYKSGDACVEYNVYVFHY, via the coding sequence ATGCATTCCCAACATTTCCTcactttcttcttcttccttctcCTCTCCTCCACCACCCTCACTTCTTCAACACCATCATCACAAAACGACGACACTTTCGATTTCGCTCGTCCTATAGATCGCAAGTTGTTAGGCCTAAACAAGAAGGAAAAGCTAAGTCAATTTAGATTCTATTGGCATGACATTTTGAGTGGAAAAAACCCATCTTCAATCACGGTTGTTCCACCACCATTGAAACTAAACACAACCACTGCTTTTGGTTCAGTTCGCATGATTGATAACCCTTTAACATTAGGACCAGAATTGAGTTCCAAACTTGTTGGAAAAGCTCAAGGCTTCTATGCATCTGCTTCACAGGTTGAACTTGGATTTCTTATGGCTATGAATTTAGCTTTCATTGAAGGAAAGTATAATGGAAGTACTATTACTATCTTGGGGAAGAATCCTGCTATGAATAAGGTGAGAGAGATGCCTGTTGTTGGTGGGAGTGGACTCTTCAGATTCGCCAGAGGCTATGCTCAAGCTAATACTCATTGGATTGATTACAAATCTGGAGATGCTTGTGTTGAGTACAATGTTTATGTTTTTCACTATTGA